In Coccidioides posadasii str. Silveira chromosome 4, complete sequence, one genomic interval encodes:
- the GPI13 gene encoding mannose-ethanolamine phosphotransferase gpi13 (BUSCO:46752at4751~EggNog:ENOG410PGF3~COG:T~TransMembrane:15 (i90-113o544-564i584-605o611-630i642-663o669-687i699-717o740-761i773-792o812-835i855-880o886-905i917-938o958-984i1053-1075o)~BUSCO:1320at33183) encodes MKPTRPKGGGESATGTLAPGQSPSSEYRQIKAQWANAQLLAEEEARNAARARQQFRRRTRPGAASEEELMKAVKDRDAQRNKAKEKEFTIMHSGVLGLLAWVLFIHLIGIFFFTKGFLLTRLVLNTKSECAVLPFDTPDANVRSTSSDEGCWHPKSFDKAVIVIIDALRYDFTVPFRPTVEGQEPHLFHHNIPVLYETSVEKPNNAFLLPFIADPPTTTLQRLKGLTTGTLPTFIDAGSNFAGTAIDEDNLVAQLRSVGKRVVHLGDDTWHALFPGYFEEDLTHAYDSFNVWDLFTVDNGVTEHIFPLVHTENATKWDVVFGHYLGVDHAGHRYGPDHAAMAAKLKEMDGVIRQLMESIDDNTLLVVMGDHGMDSKGDHGGESDDEVEATLWMYSKKKIFGRMGSDSMEPPRTAKERPVPQIDIVPTLSLLLGLPIPFNNLGSPIEEAFAGPDGKDLRNLVAVNRLASAQIQRYQREYANARGMDQSHTSGPLSLWSQAEDGWRSIERTRNKDSAALRKIYDSYREYQRDTLNVCRALWARFDVPSMILGIGILVAGIAVLAFYARAIRGDRTDITFPTLKNIAAATAVGAAGGIGSSTMALLQMPLIEGGALGAAVGGILASLSTVLWIPNRISSPLPRSLWSWLAVLFTVAQSVGFASNSYTIWEDQILFFFLTTFGVLAAISSLRQKAKEDRILGLYHSIIFVALGKVASLSRLCREEQMPFCKSTYYVSATSSTSAPWQLLIPFALSLVLPSVIRSYYQGTKSYEGSAIFWIGFAFRIGLLLVATYWMLDAADDGNWLVIKSSTIKSIKVILAQIILAIAFAAGTTTFAWAKPCVSIAMTPSIQSNAKASVTILGYANIYGTRFFILVVNFALAIILLQKPMGGGTIALQLWQILSLLEILDTNGLTTSNSAIGPVMLAILGSFHFFTTGHQATLSSIQWESAFIPLNSVRYPWSPILIVFNTFGAQILSAVATPLTALWKRPIDSRGPQVVDGVTKRPENSTRRLLADVAQAATTHILYYATINLATTMWAGWLRRHLMLYRIFCPRFMMGAALLIVVDIVVLCFAVGGVKWSTISVSDVFGWG; translated from the exons ATGAAACCCACCCGGCCCAAAGGTGGCGGTGAGAGCGCCACCGGAACCCTTGCGCCAGGCCAATCCCCGAGCTCCGAATACCGCCAGATCAAAGCGCAATGGGCCAATGCGCAGCTCCTTGCGGAGGAAGAGGCGCGCAACGCGGCGCGGGCGCGGCAGCAATTCCGCCGCCGGACAAGGCCGGGGGCAGCGAGTGAAGAGGAATTGATGAAGGCTGTGAAGGATAGGGATGCGCAGAGGAATAAAGCGAAGGAGAAGGAGTTCACGATCATGCATAGCGGTGTTTTGGGGCTGTTGGCATGGGTACT GTTTATACATTTAATTGGGATATTCTTTTTTACGAAGGGTTTCCTGCTTACCCGGTTAGTACTGAACACCAAGTCTGAGTGTGCGGTGCTCCCGTTTGATACGCCAGATGCCAATGTGCGTTCTACGTCGTCCGACGAGGGATGCTGGCACCCGAAGTCATTTGATAAAGCCGTTATTGTCATCATCGATGCCCTTCGATACGACTTTACCGTTCCTTTCCGGCCTACCGTCGAGGGACAAGAACCCCATTTGTTCCACCATAACATTCCGGTGCTGTATGAGACCTCTGTCGAGAAGCCAAACAATGCATTCCTGCTCCCATTCATTGCGGACCCGCCCACTACGACCCTGCAGCGCCTCAAGGGCCTTACGACCGGGACACTACCCACGTTCATAGACGCGGGCTCTAACTTCGCTGGAACTGCTATTGATGAGGACAATTTGGTGGCTCAATTACGGAGCGTTGGTAAACGGGTTGTTCACTTGGGAGATGACACATGGCATGCGTTGTTCCCCGGCTATTTCGAGGAAGATCTTACGCATGCGTATGATTCGTTCAATGTCTGGGACCTGTTTACCGTCGACAATGGGGTGACGGAACACATCTTCCCACTCGTACACACTGAGAATGCGACCAAGTGGGATGTGGTTTTTGGGCACTATTTGGGCGTTGACCATGCTGGACATCGATACGGACCCGACCACGCGGCTATGGCTGCAAAACTGAAGGAGATGGACGGAGTAATACGACAACTCATGGAGAGTATCGACGATAACACTTTGCTCGTCGTAATGGGTGACCACGGAATGGACTCTAAAGGAGACCACGGCGGCGAATCGGACGATGAAGTCGAAGCAACTCTTTGGATGTATTCTAAGAAAAAGATCTTCGGCCGCATGGGTAGCGACTCCATGGAACCCCCCAGAACAGCAAAGGAACGCCCTGTTCCCCAAATCGACATCGTTCCGACACTGTCTTTGCTACTTGGTCTTCCGATCCCGTTTAACAACCTTGGATCGCCTATTGAAGAAGCCTTCGCTGGCCCTGACGGCAAGGACTTGAGAAATCTGGTCGCTGTTAACAGACTTGCTTCTGCTCAGATCCAGCGGTACCAACGCGAATATGCAAATGCTCGAGGAATGGATCAGAGCCATACTTCGGGGCCGTTGTCGTTATGGTCCCAGGCTGAGGATGGATGGAGATCGATTGAAAGAACTAGAAACAAAGACTCAGCTGCCCTCCGCAAGATCTATGATTCTTATCGTGAGTATCAGAGAGACACGTTAAACGTCTGTCGGGCTCTCTGGGCTAGGTTTGATGTCCCGAGTATGATTCTGGGGATTGGAATCCTGGTCGCTGGTATTGCGGTCCTGGCATTTTATGCTCGGGCTATTCGGGGCGATCGAACAGATATTACTTTTCCAACGCTGAAAAACATTGCCGCTGCGACCGCAGTTGGTGCTGCAGGGGGAATAGGATCAAGTACAATGGCTCTCTTGCAGATGCCACTAATTGAAGGTGGAGCATTAGGGGCCGCAGTTGGGGGAATTCTTGCATCTCTGTCAACTGTGCTTTGGATTCCAAACAGAATTTCGTCACCGTTGCCGCGCTCCTTATGGAGTTGGTTGGCCGTTCTTTTCACCGTTGCTCAGTCTGTGGGATTCGCTTCCAACTCCTACACCATCTGGGAAGACCAGATCctattcttctttctcacCACGTTTGGTGTTTTGGCCGCAATTTCTTCTTTGAGACAAAAGGCAAAAGAGGACAGAATACTTGGCTTATATCATTCTATCATATTCGTTGCTCTGGGAAAAGTAGCATCCCTCTCGCGGCTTTGCCGAGAAGAGCAGATGCCCTTCTGCAAGTCGACGTATTACGTCTCCGCCACATCCTCAACATCGGCACCATGGCAGCTCTTAATCCCATTTGCCCTATCGCTCGTCCTTCCTTCGGTCATTCGATCCTACTATCAAGGAACGAAATCCTACGAAGGCTCTGCCATCTTTTGGATAGGATTCGCTTTCCGAATAGGATTACTTCTGGTAGCTACGTACTGGATGCTAGATGCGGCTGATGATGGCAACTGGCTTGTTATTAAGTCCAGTACGATTAAGTCAATCAAGGTCATCCTGGCTCAAATCATCCTTGCTATTGCATTTGCCGCTGGGACCACGACATTTGCCTGGGCGAAACCGTGCGTTAGTATTGCTATGACACCGAGTATCCAGTCTAACGCCAAAGCATCTGTGACAATTCTTGGATACGCTAATATTTATGGAACCCGCTTCTTTATCCTTGTTGTGAACTTCGCCCTCGCCATTATTCTCTTACAGAAGCCAATGGGTGGAGGCACAATTGCGCTTCAGCTCTGGCAGATTCTCTCCCTGCTCGAAATTCTCGACACCAACGGTCTTACGACGAGCAATTCGGCCATCGGACCCGTTATGCTAGCCATCCTCGGTTCGTTCCATTTCTTCACAACCGGCCACCAGGCTACGCTCAGCAGCATCCAGTGGGAAAGCGCATTTATCCCGCTCAACTCTGTCCGATATCCCTGGTCCCCCATCCTCATCGTCTTTAATACCTTTGGCGCTCAGATTCTTTCCGCGGTCGCTACCCCGCTGACGGCCTTGTGGAAGCGGCCCATCGATTCACGGGGTCCGCAGGTGGTCGATGGGGTGACGAAAAGGCCCGAGAACTCCACCAGGCGCCTTCTGGCGGACGTTGCCCAAGCAGCCACTACGCATATTCTCTATTATGCGACCATCAATCTAGCCACGACGATGTGGGCCGGATGGCTAAGACGGCATCTCATGCTCTATAGAATCTTCTGTCCGAGATTTATGATGGGAGCCGCGTTGCTTATTGTCGTGGATATTGTCGTGCTGTGTTTCGCTGTTGGCGGAGTGAAGTGGAGCACGATTAGTGTCAGCGATGTATTTGGCTGGGGATAA
- the CWC21 gene encoding RNA-splicing factor (EggNog:ENOG410PQ6J~COG:A~BUSCO:16419at33183) has protein sequence MSSNVGLSTPRGSGTSGYVQRNLSLLKPRDRSYGAPFQPDADADERPTFKQRQPDKQILEHDRRRQIEVKILEERDRLEEENEELEERGEEADEGTDGEKGASERKKYKLSEEEIEQRLDELRAGLTRELEDELAGRSGSDPGDRDRFRGEKRKQGDSGGDGRGKRQFKTYQVHELAEAKIEESERFRRALGIKADGEDSPRTGGRRRDWDRPGREDGGDGRDGRYREDREERNGGYRRRYDRDEPR, from the coding sequence ATGTCCTCAAACGTCGGCCTTTCCACTCCGCGTGGAAGCGGAACTTCTGGATACGTCCAACGCAACCTTTCCCTCCTGAAGCCGCGCGACCGAAGCTATGGCGCTCCCTTCCAGCCAGACGCGGATGCCGACGAACGACCCACATTCAAGCAGCGACAGCCGGACAAGCAGATCCTAGAACATGATCGACGGCGACAAATCGAAGTCAAGATCCTAGAGGAGAGGGATAGGCTGGAGGAAGAGAATGAGGAGTTGGAGGAGCGTGGGGAGGAAGCCGACGAAGGTACCGATGGTGAAAAGGGTGCTAGTGAACGGAAAAAGTATAAGTTATCGGAAGAAGAGATCGAGCAGAGACTTGACGAGCTGCGCGCGGGGTTAACCAGGGAGCTGGAGGATGAATTGGCGGGAAGATCTGGTTCGGATCCGGGGGATAGAGATCGTTTCCGTGGGGAGAAGAGGAAGCAGGGCGATTCTGGTGGTGATGGGAGGGGCAAGAGGCAGTTTAAGACGTACCAGGTGCATGAGTTGGCGGAGGCGAAGATCGAGGAGAGTGAACGGTTTAGAAGGGCGCTGGGAATCAAGGCCgatggagaagattctccGAGGACTGGAGGCAGAAGGAGAGATTGGGATAGGCCGGGTCGAGAGGATGGGGGAGATGGGAGAGATGGGAGGTATAGGGAAgatagagaagaaagaaatggCGGATACAGACGAAGATATGACAGGGACGAGCCAAGATGA
- the ECM16 gene encoding putative ATP-dependent RNA helicase DHR1 (EggNog:ENOG410PFRV~COG:A~BUSCO:1017at33183), translating into MPKFVPRQRKHKVLAREGKAALPQEDTNAAEVLQVSKVEREEKMRLLREELRAQQPKISGKKQKRLDKYIENKLKKDENQALIKKLAKSKIDTSQLQSSRNLGKKKKETHIRNGVHEEAVSVGGPKSTQESTGETDSEDEAILCAGKNSRDVLASAVAPNVRMGSGLKRPLEIGPDGYPILKKRKKRVRKFEPVEEDEPEWEGFDSEDSASQSAAVVDAEPNADEKASSDYDDEEVSGDDSPSDDESSDEDDETSAGLENEGTLKKKIRPRQSAFKAWAVQQINDAAGFKPTHHLPAPILEEVSQAIKETRPTVQVEDEPLPPELQISQANLDRKAFSVNVSRPDDIQEARLKLPVVGEEQKIMEAIHNNSCIVIWGATGSGKTTQLPQFLFEAGYGNPESDNPGMIGVTQPRRVAAVSMAKRVGEELGQFSDRVSYQIRFDSTVSTKTAIKFMTDGVLIREIAQDFSLSKYSIIVIDEAHERSVNTDLLIGMVSRIVDLRKSMSADNPSVRPLKLVIMSATLRISDFIQNPNLFKQGTPPLVQAEGRQYPVTVHFARRTHRDYVEEAYRKICRGHRKLPPGGFLVFLTGQGEIKLLAKRLRQALKSTHASDGLQAKVQISAAEASIEAEDIELGEEHLRLEGEEDDASDIEIEGLDDNEDEDEFDQEEGAMDSTTKVHILPLYSQLPTKEQLRIFEPVPEGSRLIVLATNVAETSLTIPGIRYVFDCGRSKEKQYDTSTGVQSFQIGWISKASASQRAGRAGRTGPGHCYRLYSSALYEEAFQEYTEPEILRTPIEGVVLQMKCMGLHHVINFPFPTPPNRAALAKAESLLRYLGALASDGQITDIGRHLTLYPLSPRFGKMLHIGHQHGCMPYVIAMVAALAVSDLFVQESQLDLSPLSRDDDKKVYTNADRLEDTAREHRKKAYHKAHRIFSKYDDKADTLKFLAAVCAYAYAPDGESFCSQMFLRSNAMKEAAQLRRQLSELVRVNKPGLLGSFESRLPEPSDKKIRALKQITAAGFIDQIAIRADTAPVPPVMERKPKRAIDVPYFTLFASREGRAKELEEKAVYLHPSSNLAKLSPNELPQYLVYSHLQQSTPTYIGDVPKVRMFPLTPVSGLQLSALAQGTPLIQYGKPIGKTDSLGGAPERRECWVIPSMVGEPGSVGWPLPAKKVIQKKDRKEGWVIERFV; encoded by the exons ATGCCGAAATTCGTTCCAAGGCAACGGAAACATAAAGTTCTAGCTAGGGAGGGCAAAGCAGCTCTCCCACAAGAGGATACAAATGCCGCCGAAGTCCTGCAGGTTTCAAAGGTGGAGAGGGAAGAAAAGATGAGACTTCTGAGGGAAGAATTGAGAGCGCAACAGCCGAAAATATCTGGCAAGAAGCAGAAGCGCCTGGATAAATATATT GAAAACAAATTAAAAAAGGACGAGAATCAGGCACTTATCAAGAAGCTCGCCAAATCCAAGATAGATACCTCTCAGCTTCAGAGCTCACGGAACCTAggcaagaaaaagaaagagaccCACATCCGAAATGGAGTGCATGAGGAAGCCGTTAGCGTCGGAGGGCCGAAGTCTAcacaagaaagtactggCGAAACCgattctgaagatgaggCCATCCTCTGTGCAGGGAAGAATTCTAGGGACGTCCTGGCTTCAGCCGTCGCTCCAAATGTACGAATGGGAAGTGGTTTAAAGCGGCCTTTGGAGATTGGCCCAGATGGTTACCCTATACTCAAGAAGCGGAAGAAACGTGTCCGAAAATTTGAGCCAGTTGAGGAGGATGAGCCCGAGTGGGAAGGGTTCGATTCTGAGGATTCAGCGTCACAATCGGCCGCGGTTGTAGACGCAGAGCCAAATGCAGATGAAAAGGCGAGCAGTGACTATGATGACGAAGAAGTGTCTGGAGATGATTCTCCGTCCGATGATGAGAGCAGCGATGAGGACGATGAAACCTCTGCTGGGTTGGAAAACGAGGGGACATTGAAGAAAAAGATTCGTCCGCGACAGTCTGCATTCAAGGCCTGGGCTGTGCAGCAAATCAACGACGCCGCTGGTTTCAAGCCAACGCACCACCTCCCTGCCCCCATTCTGGAAGAAGTGTCGCAAGCAATTAAGGAGACGAGGCCTACCGTTCAAGTTGAAGATGAGCCTTTACCGCCAGAACTTCAAATAAGCCAGGCAAATCTCGACAGAAAAGCCTTTTCTGTGAACGTTAGCCGCCCCGATGACATCCAGGAAGCTCGTCTAAAGCTGCCAGTAGTCGGAGAAGAGCAAAAAATCATGGAGGCCATCCATAACAATTCATGCATAGTGATATGGGGGGCAACAGGAAGTGGAAAAACCACTCAACTTCCACAATTTCTATTTGAAGCAGGGTATGGAAACCCAGAAAGTGACAACCCCGGCATGATAGGTGTAACACAACCGAGAAGGGTCGCAGCGGTCAGTATGGCGAAACGAGTGGGTGAGGAATTAGGGCAGTTTTCCGATCGAGTGTCTTATCAAATTCGATTTGACAGCACTGTATCCACCAAGACTGCAATCAAGTTCATGACAGACGGTGTCTTGATACGAGAAATAGCGCAAGATTTCTCGCTGTCCAAATACTCCATTATAGTGATTGACGAAGCTCACGAGCGAAGTGTGAATACTGATCTACTCATTGGTATGGTCAGTCGAATAGTGGACCTGAGGAAATCCATGAGTGCAGACAATCCATCCGTAAGACCGCTGAAGCTGGTCATTATGTCTGCTACCCTCCGAATATCAGATTTCATCCAAAACCCGAATCTGTTCAAACAGGGAACACCGCCCTTAGTTCAAGCAGAGGGTCGCCAGTATCCTGTCACTGTCCACTTTGCACGCCGGACTCATCGAGATTACGTTGAAGAGGCATACCGCAAGATCTGCAGAGGTCATAGAAAACTTCCTCCAGGTGGCTTTCTTGTTTTCTTAACCGGCCAGGGCGAGATCAAGCTGCTCGCAAAGAGACTCAGGCAAGCATTAAAGTCCACCCATGCATCCGATGGTTTACAGGCAAAGGTTCAAATATCCGCCGCAGAAGCATCTATAGAAGCTGAAGATATTGAGCTTGGTGAAGAACATTTGAGGCTTGAGGGCGAAGAAGACGATGCAAGTGATATCGAAATCGAAGGACTCGACGATAATGAGGACGAAGATGAGTTTGATCAAGAAGAGGGGGCAATGGATTCAACGACCAAAGTCCATATCCTGCCTCTGTACTCACAACTGCCAACGAAAGAACAGCTCAGAATATTCGAACCGGTGCCAGAAGGCTCGAGACTTATAGTATTAGCGACAAACGTTGCTGAGACTAGTTTGACTATCCCTGGAATCAGATATGTCTTTGACTGTGGTCGATCCAAAGAGAAGCAGTATGATACTTCTACAGGCGTACAGAGCTTTCAAATTGGATGGATCAGTAAAGCTAGTGCTAGTCAGCGTGCTGGACGCGCTGGTAGAACTGGGCCTGGTCATTGCTACAGGCTATATTCCTCGGCGCTGTACGAGGAAGCATTCCAAGAATATACCGAGCCGGAAATCCTTCGGACGCCGATAGAGGGCGTAGTTCTGCAAATGAAATGTATGGGATTGCACCATGTCATTAATTTCCCATTCCCAACACCACCAAATCGTGCTGCGCTAGCTAAAGCGGAAAGTTTGCTTCGGTACCTCGGCGCGTTGGCATCGGACGGTCAAATAACAGACATTGGTCGCCACTTAACATTATATCCACTGAGCCCAAGGTTTGGCAAGATGCTGCATATCGGTCACCAGCATGGCTGTATGCCCTACGTTATTGCGATGGTCGCAGCTTTAGCTGTCTCAGACTTATTCGTTCAAGAAAGTCAACTTGATTTGTCACCTTTGTCCAGGGATGATGATAAGAAAGTGTATACTAATGCTGACCGACTTGAAGACACCGCTAGAGAGCACCGAAAGAAAGCTTACCACAAAGCTCATCGCATTTTTAGCAAGTATGACGACAAAGCTGATACTTTGAAGTTCCTTGCTGCGGTTTGCGCATACGCATACGCCCCTGATGGAGAGTCATTCTGCTCACAGATGTTCCTCCGTTCGAATGCAATGAAAGAAGCCGCTCAGCTCCGTCGCCAATTATCGGAGTTGGTCCGCGTGAATAAACCTGGTTTGCTTGGTTCCTTCGAATCTCGCCTGCCCGAGCcatcagacaagaaaatcCGAGCGTTAAAGCAAATAACTGCAGCGGGTTTCATTGATCAAATAGCAATTCGTGCAGATACAGCACCCGTACCTCCAGTAATGGAACGGAAGCCAAAACGAGCCATTGATGTTCCCTACTTTACCCTCTTCGCATCCCGAGAGGGACGGGCAAAGGAGTTAGAAGAGAAAGCTGTATATCTTCATCCTTCATCCAATTTGGCCAAACTATCACCCAACGAACTTCCTCAATATCTGGTGTACTCACACCTACAGCAATCAACGCCGACGTACATTGGTGACGTTCCCAAAGTACGCATGTTCCCCTTGACCCCTGTCAGTGGTTTGCAATTGTCGGCGTTAGCACAGGGTACGCCGCTAATCCAATATGGAAAACCTATCGGAAAGACGGATTCTCTGGGAGGTGCACCCGAGAGAAGGGAATGCTGGGTCATCCCTTCAATGGTTGGAGAGCCCGGGAGCGTAGGATGGCCTCTACCCGCAAAAAAGGTAATTCAAAAGAAGGATAGAAAAGAAGGATGGGTGATCGAACGATTTGTTTAG
- a CDS encoding uncharacterized protein (EggNog:ENOG410PQQ7) has protein sequence MDVLSGNQPAPGEMENLPFPAQTRQAAGVIGGVQTDVMAVSFSDKILVTISQNGRLAHWLHVPLENTNPGTSGYHTIPDEGDDSLLPLAELTATTVLGGRSGELESIGHLYACQIANAIATKNPSEKRLLVVGLGLDKLDADRDIFFGIIDLVLRCI, from the exons ATGGACGTCCTCTCTGGCAATCAACCCGCTCCGGgagaaatggaaaatctcCCGTTTCCAGCACAAACGAGGCAGGCTGCTGGAGTCATAGGGGGCGTTCAGACAGACGTGATGGCAGTATCTTTTTCGGATAAGATTCTAGTGACAATATCGCAGAATGGGAGACTAGCGCATTGG CTGCACGTCCCTCTCGAAAACACAAACCCTGGTACGAGCGGCTACCATACGATACCCGACGAAGGCGACGATAGCTTACTTCCTCTTGCCGAACTGACAGCAACAACGGTGCTGGGCGGACGCTCTGGCGAGTTGGAGAGCATTGGTCATTTATATGCTTGCCAGATCGCCAACGCTATCGCAACGAAGAACCCGAGCGAGAAAAGGCTCCTCGTTGTGGGCCTTGGATTGGACAAGCTGGATGCGGACCGCGACATTTTCTTTGGTATTATCGACCTGGTTCTGCGATGCATATGA
- a CDS encoding uncharacterized protein (EggNog:ENOG410PIB2~COG:S~BUSCO:3585at33183) yields the protein MSYPPPGGSFFPGQTPLQGAQRQQARPVSSAATSPVFIKAEQHPQIPPAHYPSYVSPHQHLQPQPFPGGPPAGTYPPRPANQFHPAPPNVTLQYGAAGAAVPATPGPYYSLPNPSNIYPPQYQPPPPPPPPPPPPRRPTPQAQGQPTPSSTASPYPRIQIRPRPPSQIQGPSRNTQKQKSPVPLAATGDHMQSMRPTPSKQTKLAKARPKCENQSIDYQVLLLSLADEYFDAAHSQGTILAASRQEADIEQYHKLIATGLCCIEAVLRNWRLQPRTEALLRLRYARILYEETHNDLEAETALSKGIDLCERNKMFDLKYSMQQLLCRILYKSNPKAAMKAVDGIIRDVEAYCHTAWEYAFRFLRVTLSLSSPSHQDFVAALHNLQKIASIANRVRDRAVVVASATIEALVHLQQSSSGDSIEQAQRAIAIARSHQLNENVADVPHISTMIQIIDICCSVLEYDIGQASQKLQILQKNMDQNINNPLWQDDGSFSIPLSREAVKNSVVEFGDILQAENGKMVLVLNWLPELDLYALCYFLSSVTLSAKNSQDGHKAEKYLQEGLRMIRGSFESPQEVSESLMFASARLHWRRLLYCHMLLQQIFLACARTDWQLANRTLKEVQTASAELGDGSHETIYCLIQYAAGVISQATGDLTKALAIFEQPIFYLSQSVNKLSRNDPRRDTAILAGLNCVLIHRDPSRPSYSDAAKTLSALDPFCQNSPNRYVQAAYSLISATIQTESTMQTKRNLHQSLQAATAICNSQVTCLALTFMSWKYFRGVVGEQSEKSAMAAKAMARKTDDKLWISVTDELLAETLDRQGKASEAVALRQKADNDLAKLPPVLTKTDKQRPGQYGSTTEMKMKAVRI from the exons ATGTCTTATCCACCCCCTGGCGGCTCTTTCTTCCCTGGCCAGACACCGCTGCAAGGCGCTCAACGCCAGCAAGCCCGTCCCGTCTCCTCCGCTGCCACGTCGCCAGTTTTTATCAAAGCAGAGCAGCATCCGCAAATACCGCCGGCTCACTATCCGAGTTACGTTTCGCCGCACCAGCACCTCCAGCCTCAGCCGTTTCCCGGGGGTCCGCCCGCCGGAACTTACCCGCCCCGTCCAGCGAACCAATTCCACCCCGCTCCGCCAAATGTGACTTTGCAGTATGGCGCGGCCGGCGCCGCTGTTCCTGCCACACCCGGGCCCTATTACAGCCTGCCAAATCCGTCCAATATATACCCTCCTCAATACCAAccgcctcctcctcctccgccgccaccgccgccgccgcgGCGACCTACACCTCAGGCTCAAGGCCAACCCACCCCATCTTCAACAGCATCGCCATATCCCCGAATTCAGATACGTCCGCGCCCCCCATCGCAGATACAAGGGCCATCAAGGAACACTCAGAAACAAAAGTCTCCGGTACCTCTAGCTGCCACTGGTGACCATATGCAAAGCATGCGCCCTACCCCCTCGAAGCAAACTAAACTAGCGAAAGCGCGCCCCAAGTGTGAGAACCAGTCAATCGACTATCAAGTACTCTTGCTATCCTTGGCAGACGAATACTTTGACGCGGCCCATAGTCAAGGGACTATCCTAGCTGCCTCCCGCCAGGAGGCCGACATCGAACAATATCATAAGCTGATTGCGACAGGGCTATGCTGCATTGAGGCAGTCCTGAGG AACTGGAGGCTGCAGCCCCGAACAGAAGCTCTTCTTCGACTTCGATATGCGCGTATACTGTATGAGGAGACACACAATGATTTGGAAGCTGAAACTGCATTGAGCAAAGGG ATCGATCTCTGCGAGAGG AATAAAATGTTTGACTTGAAATATAGCATGCAACAACTGTTATGTCGAATACTATATAAATCTAATCCTAAAGCCGCCATGAAGGCCGTGGACGGCATTATTCGCGACGTTGAAGC ATACTGCCATACCGCTTGGGAATATGCCTTTCGCTTCCTACGAGTCACGctgtctctttcttctccgTCCCATCAAGACTTCGTGGCAGCGCTGCATAACTTACAAAAGATAGCCTCCATAGCGAATCGCGTTAGGGACAGAGCGGTCGTTGTCGCTTCCGCAACAATTGAAGCACTTGTTCATTTACAGCAGTCATCAAGTGGCGACTCCATTGAGCAGGCGCAGAGAGCTATCGCAATAGCACGGAGCCATCAGCTCAACGAAAATGTCGCGGACGTGCCGCACATTAGCACGATGATTCAGATCATTGATATATGCTGTAGTGTCCTTGAATATGATATTGGCCAAGCTTCCCAGAAGTTACAAATTCTTCAGAAGAATATGGATCAAAATATCAATAACCCCCTTTGGCAGGATGATGGATCTTTTTCAATTCCCCTAAGCCGAGAAGCTGTTAAAAATTCTGTGGTAGAATTTGGGGATATCCTTCAGGCGGAGAATGGCAAGATGGTGCTGGTATTGAACTGGCTTCCGGAACTTGATCTCTATGCCTTGTGCTACTTTCTTAGTTCCGTGACGCTGAGCGCAAAGAACTCCCAAGATGGGCATAAGGCTGAGAAATACTTACAAGAAGGATTGCGGATGATCCGAG GCAGTTTTGAGTCTCCGCAAGAAGTATCTGAATCTCTCATGTTTGCCAGCGCCCGTCTTCACTGGCGGAGACTGCTTTATTGCCATATGCTCCTTCAACAAATATTTCTTGCCTGTGCCCGGACGGACTGGCAATTAGCAAACCGTACGTTGAAAGAAGTTCAAACTGCTTCTGCAGAGCTCGGCGACGGCTCACATGAGACCATCTACTGTCTCATACAGTATGCAGCTGGCGTAATATCTCAAGCCACAGGAGATTTGACCAAAGCTCTCGCAATTTTCGAACAACCTATCTTCTATTTGTCGCAATCTGTCAACAAGTTAAGCCGTAACGATCCTCGTCGTGATACTGCAATTCTTGCCGGCCTGAACTGCGTGCTTATTCACCGTGACCCCTCTCGACCATCATATTCAGATGCTGCCAAGACCTTGAGTGCCCTTGATCCGTTTTGCCAAAACAGTCCGAACAGATACGTTCAGGCTGCTTATTCTTTGATAAGCGCCACTATTCAGACGGAATCCACCATGCAGACAAAACGCAATCTTCATCAGTCGTTGCAAGCTGCTACAGCAATTTGCAACAGCCAGGTGACTTGTCTGGCCCTCACCTTTATGAGCTGGAAGTACTTCCGCGGTGTGGTTGGTGAGCAGTCGGAGAAAAGCGCTATGGCTGCCAAGGCTATGGCAAGAAAGACGGACGATAAATTATGGATTAGCGTGACGGATGAGCTGCTCGCAGAGACGTTGGATCGGCAAGGGAAAGCAAGTGAAGCTGTTGCTTTGAGACAAAAAGCAGACAACGATTTAGCGAAGCTTCCTCCAGTTTTAACAAAAACTGATAAACAACGGCCGGGCCAATATGGCTCAACTACTGAGATGAAGATGAAAGCTGTTAGAATTTAA